The Pedobacter africanus genome has a window encoding:
- a CDS encoding sigma-70 family RNA polymerase sigma factor: MKKIKMARSITTRGRDSLLRYLKDISEYPLLSADEEIALARKIKNGDHAALQWLINCNLRFVVSVAKKYEMQGLPLADLIEEGNIGLMRAAERFDESRGFKFISYAVWWIRQTILEGISAHKRLIRLPLSQINGIQNLGKAALKLEQQLERCPTKEELIKFMNISENMAYDYLQSSVCGCWLDQPYEAESGEHLQVTLKDPNTLEPDTQLEKEGFKADIELIMKVLSPRHRRVLSLSFGLEGGFPLLEDDIARLLGLSTETIRRAKKNALKQLRGIKEIQMMQEYLR; this comes from the coding sequence ATGAAAAAAATAAAAATGGCACGATCCATTACCACCAGGGGGCGGGATTCGTTGCTACGTTATCTGAAGGATATTTCGGAATATCCTTTACTCAGCGCAGATGAGGAAATTGCACTGGCACGCAAAATTAAAAATGGAGATCATGCTGCTTTGCAGTGGCTGATCAACTGTAACCTGCGGTTTGTGGTATCGGTTGCAAAAAAATATGAAATGCAGGGATTGCCACTTGCAGATTTAATTGAAGAAGGAAACATCGGTTTGATGAGGGCTGCTGAACGCTTTGACGAAAGTCGGGGTTTCAAATTCATTTCTTACGCAGTCTGGTGGATCCGGCAGACTATTTTAGAGGGTATAAGCGCCCATAAACGTTTGATCCGTTTGCCCTTGAGTCAGATTAACGGAATTCAGAACCTTGGAAAAGCTGCACTCAAGCTTGAACAGCAACTGGAACGCTGCCCAACCAAAGAAGAGCTGATCAAGTTTATGAATATTTCGGAAAATATGGCCTATGATTACCTGCAAAGTTCGGTCTGTGGCTGCTGGCTCGATCAGCCCTATGAGGCGGAAAGCGGAGAACATTTGCAGGTAACTTTAAAAGACCCCAACACACTTGAACCGGATACGCAACTGGAAAAAGAAGGATTTAAAGCTGATATTGAATTGATTATGAAAGTCTTAAGTCCGAGGCATCGGCGTGTGCTTAGTCTTTCTTTTGGCCTTGAGGGTGGTTTTCCATTGTTAGAAGATGATATTGCCAGGCTATTGGGGTTAAGTACAGAAACCATAAGAAGAGCAAAGAAAAATGCCCTGAAACAACTTCGCGGCATTAAAGAGATTCAAATGATGCAGGAATACCTGCGATAA
- the coaD gene encoding pantetheine-phosphate adenylyltransferase has product MKIALFPGSFDPITIAHVDILKRALPLFDKIVVGIGLNSSKQGFLSAEKREEIVRTVCAGIPSVEVRLYEGLTVDFCRTINAAYMVRGIRSVGDFEYERAIAQINQTMMPEMETIFILSKPEYSAISSTIVRDILRNNGDVSKFLPPEAIARL; this is encoded by the coding sequence ATGAAGATTGCACTCTTTCCAGGTTCATTTGACCCCATCACCATTGCCCATGTAGACATATTGAAACGCGCATTGCCCTTATTTGATAAAATTGTGGTTGGCATAGGATTGAACAGTTCGAAACAGGGTTTTTTATCGGCAGAAAAAAGGGAGGAAATTGTCAGGACTGTATGCGCAGGCATCCCGTCCGTAGAGGTACGACTATATGAAGGCCTTACAGTAGATTTCTGCAGGACGATCAATGCAGCCTACATGGTAAGAGGTATCCGTTCCGTTGGCGATTTTGAATACGAAAGGGCTATTGCCCAGATCAATCAGACCATGATGCCCGAAATGGAAACCATCTTTATCCTGAGCAAGCCAGAATACTCCGCCATCAGCTCTACTATCGTACGGGATATTTTAAGAAATAATGGGGATGTAAGCAAATTTCTACCCCCGGAAGCCATAGCCCGCCTATAA
- the pyrE gene encoding orotate phosphoribosyltransferase, with protein MYNKSDIELKVAEFLLQIKAIKLQPNNPFTWASGWKSPIYCDNRITLSHPSVRTYIRQKLSQLIQEEFGSVDLIAGVATAGIPQGALVAQELGLPFAYVRSKAKEHGTGSLIEGEIIEGQRVVVIEDLISTGKSSLQAVEALRNAGLSVAGLVAIFTYGFDQADENFAAAKCRYATLSNYNTLIEYAAEHSFIAQKDVDLLTKWRRNPSEWGKELEELT; from the coding sequence ATGTATAATAAAAGTGATATTGAATTAAAGGTAGCTGAATTTTTATTACAAATAAAAGCAATAAAGTTACAACCAAACAACCCGTTTACATGGGCTTCTGGTTGGAAATCTCCTATTTATTGTGACAATAGGATCACCCTATCCCATCCATCGGTAAGAACATACATCAGGCAAAAACTTTCGCAGCTGATCCAGGAAGAATTCGGATCTGTTGACCTGATCGCAGGTGTTGCCACTGCAGGTATTCCTCAGGGAGCCCTGGTAGCTCAGGAACTGGGCCTGCCATTTGCTTACGTAAGATCGAAAGCCAAAGAACATGGAACAGGAAGCCTGATAGAAGGTGAAATTATTGAAGGGCAACGTGTGGTGGTTATAGAGGACCTGATCTCTACCGGTAAAAGCAGCCTTCAGGCTGTTGAAGCCCTCAGAAATGCAGGGTTATCTGTTGCCGGACTGGTAGCCATATTTACCTATGGGTTCGATCAGGCCGACGAAAATTTTGCCGCAGCCAAATGTCGTTATGCCACACTTTCTAATTACAATACTTTAATTGAATACGCAGCAGAACATAGCTTCATTGCTCAGAAAGATGTAGATCTTTTAACAAAGTGGCGCAGAAACCCATCCGAATGGGGAAAAGAATTAGAGGAACTAACCTAA
- a CDS encoding RsmD family RNA methyltransferase, with amino-acid sequence MRIIGGKLKGIRFNAPVSLPVRPTTDMAKEALFNILYNTYDFGSCEALDLFCGTGNISIEFASRGIKKVTAVDKHSGCVHWVKSIVDKHKLTEIEVHKADVFKFLEQHQQSYQLIFADPPYNLPTIPLIPELVAKNNLLTANGLLIVEHPSLLKLNDKPGYTETRRYGNSSFSFFEKQH; translated from the coding sequence ATGCGAATAATTGGAGGAAAATTAAAAGGCATCCGCTTTAATGCCCCCGTAAGTTTACCTGTGAGGCCTACCACTGACATGGCCAAAGAAGCACTTTTTAATATCCTTTACAATACATATGACTTCGGCAGCTGTGAGGCACTGGATCTTTTTTGCGGAACCGGGAACATCAGTATTGAATTTGCATCCAGGGGAATAAAAAAGGTTACTGCAGTAGACAAACATTCGGGCTGTGTTCATTGGGTAAAATCAATAGTTGACAAACACAAACTCACAGAAATCGAAGTACATAAGGCCGATGTCTTCAAATTCCTTGAACAACATCAGCAAAGTTATCAGCTCATTTTTGCAGATCCGCCCTATAACCTGCCAACCATACCTTTGATTCCTGAACTGGTAGCTAAAAATAACTTACTTACAGCTAACGGCTTATTAATAGTAGAACATCCATCTTTGCTAAAACTGAATGACAAGCCCGGCTATACAGAAACCAGACGGTATGGCAATTCATCATTCAGCTTTTTTGAAAAACAGCATTAA
- a CDS encoding NUDIX hydrolase, producing the protein MMKPYRIYINDNTLYITSSLSEYTEEMEQLDVADFNFPGFYKSLAAATGKTYLLLDADPKALFKKIRKSCLIIKAAGGLVASNKGNYLFIFRNKKWDLPKGKVEKGEKMKEAAQREVEEECGVKIWNNEDKLCKTYHVYTLGSKIVLKKTNWYSMTVKGEPKLIPQKEEGITKASWLSKTELAPVLANTYPSIMDVLEAAELLEQRVL; encoded by the coding sequence ATGATGAAACCATACAGAATTTATATTAACGACAATACTTTATATATCACTTCTTCCTTATCGGAATACACCGAAGAAATGGAACAGCTAGACGTAGCTGATTTTAATTTCCCAGGCTTTTACAAGTCCCTGGCTGCAGCCACTGGTAAAACCTATTTGCTGCTGGACGCTGACCCGAAAGCATTGTTTAAAAAAATCAGGAAAAGTTGCCTGATTATTAAAGCTGCGGGAGGATTAGTGGCTAGTAACAAAGGCAATTACCTGTTTATTTTCAGGAACAAAAAATGGGACCTGCCTAAGGGCAAGGTCGAAAAAGGGGAGAAAATGAAAGAAGCTGCGCAGCGGGAGGTAGAGGAGGAATGCGGTGTAAAGATCTGGAACAATGAGGATAAGCTTTGTAAAACTTATCATGTTTATACATTGGGTAGCAAAATTGTGCTGAAAAAGACCAACTGGTACAGCATGACTGTTAAAGGAGAACCTAAATTGATCCCGCAAAAGGAGGAGGGCATTACAAAAGCTAGCTGGTTAAGCAAAACAGAACTAGCGCCCGTGCTGGCCAATACCTATCCTTCCATAATGGATGTGCTGGAAGCCGCAGAGCTTTTGGAGCAACGCGTGTTATAG